The Raphanus sativus cultivar WK10039 unplaced genomic scaffold, ASM80110v3 Scaffold4038, whole genome shotgun sequence genome contains the following window.
GTCCCGGGGGAGACGGAATCCTAGATAAGGCCCATGTTTGCAGTGCTGGTGGGCACTCAAATAAAACATGATGGACTGTTTCTTCCTCAGCTCCACAAATATTACATCTAAGGTCACACTCAATACCACGTGTCCTTAAATTTTTGTACACCGGTAATGTTCCGGATAGTATTTGCCAAATAAAATGCTGCAATTTAGGTGAACATTTTAATTTCCAGGAGAAAGCGAGCAAAGGTTTTATATTTGGTCCAAACGGCGGTATCCGTGGTTCCCTATCCGGGTATAAGGTTTCCGTTCGAAATCCTGATTTCACCGAATATTTTCCAGATTCTGTAAATGCCCAGCCATAAGTATCAGGCCGATGATTCCGGCTAAGTGCCATACCTCTGATGATCTTAACATCGTCCGGGTGTATGTATGCATTGAGGAGGTTTACATTCCAGGTTCTATCGAGTGGATTGATGAGGTCCTCCACCGTTAAAGATGGGTTCAAAAATTgaacttgatttttttgttttgctgaTCTCGGGCGAGGAGCTGGGATCCAGGGGTCATTCCAAACAGAAATTGATTGCCCGGTTCCAACTCTTTTGATTAGCCCTTttttaaccagagatctagctgaacaGATACTTCTCCACCCATAAGAGGAAGAATAAGATCTGTGTTCATCCAATGGATGAGAGTTTCGGAAATACCTTCCTTTAAACACTTTCGAAAATAGACAATCTGGCTTGTCTATTAGGCGCCATAGTTGTTTTGCCAATAAAGCCGTATTGAAGACTTGTAGATCTCTAAAGCTCAAACCTCCCTCTTCTTTATGTGTGCACATTTTATCCCATGAAAACCAATGTATTCCTTTTTTGTTACCGCTGCCTCCCCACCAGAAATGTGCTGTGGTACTCGTTAGTGATTACAGTTTCAAGTGTGTTTGAAAGATATCACTGATGATGGACCAAGATATTAGAAGACACAAAGCTAGCGAGTTATAGAAGTCCAACAGACTTAAACCAACAGTAAACAAGACCCCAATTTCAAGTGTTATTAAGCTTTTTCAagaagttatattttatttttcaatttagaGAGGTTTGAAGCATTTCAAAGCTGTAGAAAATATGTTCTATGACATGATCACTAACGGGTGGAAACAAAAGAAGCAACCACCCAGGAAATCACTTGCTTCTATGTTTTGCTAAAGCTATCTAGACCTTTTATATGCAGGTATCAGGGTTAGGGGTTTTGTGAATTCAGTTAAACCTACCTTTGGCAAATTATCAAGTTTGagtttaataaaaacattaactAAAATAAGTTCCATGAGTATCCAGAAACTTTGTAACAAAAGAAGAATCTTCTGCCTATTAGAGGAGTTTAAATAGATAATACACACAAAACAAGCTAACCCACATGTCCCTCTTCAATTTCTTCAATGTACCCaacccaaaaaattaaaatatactccCAATTTACATCGAAGAACAAAGAGGGATAGCTGAGTCTTGTCTAGCTAGATTGCTCCGATATTCTTGCCTTCTTCGAGGGTGGTGTATCGAAAAGTCCCGGCTCGGTTGGCTGCAATGCTGTCTGAGCATCTGGGGATACGAATCCGAGTGGATTAgctgaaaagaaaacaaaacaaccaAAATGTTAACCAATGTTCCTTGAGTACATTGCCTGAGACtatcacacaaaaaaaaatcaagatgaAGCTGCTGAGGTGTAAGTGGTTTGTAAAGAACACAATAAAGGATGTGGGTTTTCTGATATTTCCTTATAAAAACTCTCAACAAAACTTAGGCAACAGTTGATATAGGTGGGGGGAAACATACCTTCAATAGCTGCAGGGGTGTCACTTGGTTCTATTGGCCGAGCTGGGCGCTTCCTTACATAGTTCTCCTGCAGAGGTTTCGGGACTTGGAACGAAAACTGTGAAAGCTTCACTCCTTCACTTATGTATTCCGGGTTCTCATTCAAGTACCTGCAAGCCAGTGAATGAGCTTATTAGGGTGCTAACTATATGTCACACTAACAACAAAATTTGTAAATCATCACAAAACTAACTTTTGGACCTCCACATTGGATCGAAGCTTCTTGCCCGAAGGAGTAACATAATATctgaaagataaaaaaaaaaaaagaattaaaaataacgTTACAAGACTAATCTGTgactatataaacaaaaaggaGAGAAAGAAACCTACACATCAGCAAATTTGGTACCGCCTTCACCTCTAATCCGGAGTTGGCGTTGCCAGCCAGTGGGCGGGCGAGAGATACTAGGCCTATCGATAGCCCAGACACGGGTTCCATCTTGAGAGATATCTTCAGGGACATCACAAGTCACGTTTGGCTTCCACTCGCAAGCCGTTTCGCAGTAAAACGGCTTTTCGAGAATCTGTTCCCTTATCTCTTCGTACTTGTGCATCGAAGGCATTACCCTCCACTTGAAACAAGTCGCACACTGGACCGTGAAAGCCCCAATGGAAGGACACTGTGATTTGTGCTGCGAACAAGGCTGAGATTGGTTATTATTAGGTTCTTCTTCAGTATCGTTCCCCTTGGGCTCATAAAGAACCAACTGATTCACGCTCGCAGAGGAAGGGGCAACACTTACTTCCTCGTTTACACTGTTCGGTTCGTTTCCATGGCTGGCCTGCGACGACATAACTCAATTACAGAACAGCCTCCTGTAATAAATGAGTTCACATCATGCAAAAGAAACACAGTGATAAGATAGAATCAGCTCGTTCGTTAGAAACCCTAGCATGAACAGATTCATTcaaaattacaatgtaaatggAACCAACAAGAGAGACAAGATCCGTAGACATATCATCGAAAGATTAAATCgttaaggagaagaagaagaaggatcatTACACGAAGAGAAGATGGGGTTCAGAGAGAATCCGGGGAGGCTCCCTCTACAGATTTTTTGATAATCCGACAATCTCAGGGAACCAATTCGAACAAGAGCTGCTTTTAGATTTGTTGGGTGCTGTTGTCGAGACATAaataagaaagagagagaaatataaaaatgatttcatTCCCTTTTTGCATAAATATGTTAGCTTAAAAAGACATGTTACAGTCAATATTTTTTGATGCTATCACTTGTTTTGAAAAGATTTGTTAGCATAAATGGATTATGTTTCTTTCTAGCTCATTGTATAAAACTTGCATCTCACctgttttttaatataaatttcagACAAAAACAAGGCAATATCTTTGACTACCTATTTCAATTGCAATTTTTTATTCCTAAATATTATAATTCccttttcataaatattttttaagaggCAATTCGAATTTATTCGTTATTGTTGTATAGTAAGGATTGCTAGTTTgtgttcatattttttttcgaAATCTTTCGTGtatttgaaacatttttttggaTATGGCAGATTTCATGTTAGGACTGATTTTGTTTCCACCGTAGTGAT
Protein-coding sequences here:
- the LOC130507114 gene encoding methyl-CpG-binding domain-containing protein 2-like isoform X2, whose translation is MSSQASHGNEPNSVNEEHKSQCPSIGAFTVQCATCFKWRVMPSMHKYEEIREQILEKPFYCETACEWKPNVTCDVPEDISQDGTRVWAIDRPSISRPPTGWQRQLRIRGEGGTKFADVYYVTPSGKKLRSNVEVQKYLNENPEYISEGVKLSQFSFQVPKPLQENYVRKRPARPIEPSDTPAAIEANPLGFVSPDAQTALQPTEPGLFDTPPSKKARISEQSS
- the LOC130507114 gene encoding methyl-CpG-binding domain-containing protein 2-like isoform X1, which produces MSSQASHGNEPNSVNEEVSVAPSSASVNQLVLYEPKGNDTEEEPNNNQSQPCSQHKSQCPSIGAFTVQCATCFKWRVMPSMHKYEEIREQILEKPFYCETACEWKPNVTCDVPEDISQDGTRVWAIDRPSISRPPTGWQRQLRIRGEGGTKFADVYYVTPSGKKLRSNVEVQKYLNENPEYISEGVKLSQFSFQVPKPLQENYVRKRPARPIEPSDTPAAIEANPLGFVSPDAQTALQPTEPGLFDTPPSKKARISEQSS